The Triticum dicoccoides isolate Atlit2015 ecotype Zavitan chromosome 6A, WEW_v2.0, whole genome shotgun sequence genome has a window encoding:
- the LOC119315962 gene encoding uncharacterized protein LOC119315962, protein MASMYGEIIEAKKAILVSVDNSDKDYKAITTAMESKMNGRLDTPLHMAAYALNPYYSYATTSIFTDVEVMSGLMEVIEQFYLDDDEKQNKVLNIDLPKFKKKEGMFWKVAATKAISNANFNAGEWWATYGLQTPTLMHIALRILNLTTSSSGCERNWSVFEQVDAKRRNKLDVHRRDDLVYIQFNGRMIDKRKKYSSSCDVLLGEDASMAQDWICEGAYVDAAEEVDAEEVDAMGASEFVELRTSARVRELHEVKEFVSDGEESDHGLVNEDDIDFESDDDGVIQGANEDEEGDPMEP, encoded by the exons ATGGCCTCTATGTATGGAGAAATAATAGAGGCAAAGAAGGCAATATTGGTTTCGGTTGATAATTCGGACAAGGACTATAAGGCGATCACAACGGCCATGGAGAGCAAGATGAATGGGAGGCTAGATACCCCATTGCACATGGCTGCATATGCCTTGAATCCATATTATAGTTATGCTACCACAAGCATCTTTACCGATGTGGAAGTCATGTCCGGCTTGATGGAAGTTATTGAGCAATTTTATCTCGATGATGATGAGAAGCAAAACAAAGTGCTTAACATTGACTTGCCCAAATTTAAAAAGAAGGAAGGCATGTTTTGGAAGGTGGCTGCCACCAAAGCAATTAGCAATGCAAATTTCAATGCCG GGGAGTGGTGGGCAACTTATGGACTACAAACTCCTACATTGATGCACATTGCTTTGAGGATACTCAACTTGACCACAAGTTCATCCGGATGTGAAAGAAATTGGAGTGTTTTTGAACAA GTGGATGCAAAGAGGAGAAATAAACTAGACGTGCATCGTAGGGACGATCTAGTTTATATTCAATTCAATGGAAGAATGATAGACAAGAGGAAGAAGTACTCCTCATCTTGTGATGTTCTTCTTGGTGAAGATGCTTCCATGGCACAAGATTGGATATGTGAAGGTGCTTACGTTGATGCTGCGGAGGAGGTTGATGCGGAGGAGGTTGATGCAATGGGAGCTTCCGAGTTTGTTGAGCTACGTACAAGTGCAAGAGTGAGAGAACTTCATGAAGTGAAAGAATTTGTTTCCGATGGGGAAGAATCTGATCACGGGCTTGTCAATGAGGATGACATAGACTTTGAGTCCGATGATGATGGGGTGATACAAGGTGCCAATGAAGATGAGGAGGGAGACCCGATGGAGCCTTAA